A segment of the Gemmatimonadota bacterium genome:
CCCGCGTGGGGCGCAGGCCGGCGGTCCGGACGAGCGAGCCCTCCTTCAGCCATTCGTCGATCAGCGTGCCCATGTCGGTCATGAGCCGCTCGCTGGGCTTCTGACCGGTGCTCTCGTCGACGCGGATCAGGGAGAGGAAGCGCATGGTCGAAACTCCGTTCGGATGTGGGATGGGATGCCCCTACGGACGCCCCGGTTCATGGATGCGACGGTCGGGCGGTCTACGGATCGACATCGGGCGAGGGCCCCCCTGCTCCCGCTTTCGCCGCGCGCCGCTCCAGCAGCGCCCGCTCAGGCGCGTTCCGGCAGAGCGCAGCCGCCTGCTCGAACTCGCGTGCCGCTTCCTGGCCACGCCCCAGGCGCTCCAGCAGGTCCCCCCGGACGGCCGGGAGAAGGTGGTAGTCCGCCAGCTCGGCTCCTTCCGCCAGCGCGTCCACCAGCGCCAGGCCGGCCGCCGGTCCGCGGGCCATGGCCACCGCCACGGCCCGGTTGAGCTCCACCACCGCGGACGGGGCCACCTGCGCGAGTGCCTCGTACAGCGAGACGATCCCCTCCCAGTCGGTCTCTTCCGGCGTGCGCGCCCGCGCGTGGAAGGCGGCGATGGCGGCCTGCAGCGTGTACGTGCCGAGCGGACGGCCCAACCGGAGCGCCCGGTCCAGCGCGCTCAGGCCGCGGCGGATGAGGAGGTGGTCCCACCGTGCGCGGTCCTGGTCCATGAGGAGGACGGGCTCGCCCCCGGGACCGCGGCGTGCCTTGAGGCGCGAGGCCTGGATCTCCATCAGGGCCACCAGACCGTGCACCTCGGGCTCGCCGGGAGCCAGCTCGGCCAGGATGCGGCCGAGGCGCAGCGCGTCCTCGCACAGCGCGGGACGGATCCAGTCCTCCCCCGCCGTGGCGGCGTAGCCCTCGTTGAAGATCAGGTAGACGACCGCGAGGACGGACTCGAGCCGTTCCGGCAGCTCCTGAGGAGGCGGCAGCTCGAACGGGACCTCGGCGGCGCGCAGCGAGCGCTTGGCCCGCACGATGCGCTGCTGCACGGTGGGCACCGGCACCAGGAAGGCGCGCGCGATCTCCTCCGTGCCGAGGCCGCCCAGCATGCGCAACGTGAGCGTCACCCGCGCGTCGACGGTGAGCAGCGGATGGCACGTGATGAAGATGAGGCGCAGCAGATCGTCGCCGATGACGTCGTCGATCGACTCGTGCAGCTCCGCCTCGGGATCGGGCCGCGCTTCGTCGAGCCCACGCGCCAGGTCCGCGTGCCGCCGGTCGAGCATCGAGCCCCGGCGGTGGTGGTCCAGCGCGCGCCGCTTGGCGACTGCCATCAACCACGCGCCCGGGTTCTTCGGCACTCCGGCGTCGGGCCACGACTCGAGCGCCGCCACCAGCGCATCCTGTGCCAGGTCCTCGGCGAGGCTCAGGTCGCCCACCTGGCGCATGACTCCGGCGATCAGGCGCGCGGACTCCATGCGCCAGACGGCGTCGATGGTCTCGCGGGTGGCGGCGTGCGTCATGGGAGGAAGTCCCTGTCGGGTCCTGCGGCCCTGGGAGATCGGGGGATCCGTCCGAGGGCCGGGCGGCACTCCCGGAACATACCGGGCGGCCTCTGTGCGGTGAACGTCCGGAGGTCACTCCCGCTTGCCCGGTCCACCTCCGGATCGCAATACTCCGTCAGGCATCGGCCCATGCCTCCGCCCTCCTTCGGAAAGCACTCCCGCGTGTCGGGCCATCCGGTTTCGTCGTCATCCGCTTGGAGTCGTGTCGCATGAGGAGGGGTTGTGACGCCTCCGAACGGAGATGACGATGCGCCTGTCCCAGCCGATCCATCGCCTGAAGCGTCGAGCCCGCCTCCTTTCCCGGAGCGACGCCCTTCCCCTGCACGTCGCCCTCGACCGGATCGCGCGCGAGGAGGGATTCCCCTCCTGGAGCCTTCTGGCCGCCCGTCACGCAGAGTGGCGCGCTGGAAGCCGACTTCTCTCGCGGCTGGACCCCGGTGATCTGCTCCTGATCGCCGGCCGGCCGGGCCAGGGCAAGACCCGGTTGGGGATCCGCCTGGCCGTGGACGCCGTCCGCGCCGGCCGGCACGCCGTCATCTTCACGCTGGAGTACCACCGGGACCAGGTCCTGGACTGCATCCGGTCCATGGGAGAGGATCCCCGCCGGCTCGGTGATCGCTTGAGCATCGACGACGCCGACGAGATCGACGCCGATCACATCGTGGCTCGATCGGACACGGCCGCGCCGGGAACCCTGATCCTCATCGACTATCTGCAGCTCCTGGATCAACGGCGCGACAGCGCGAGTCTCTCCGATCAGGTGACCACGCTGCGCACCCTGGCCCGCCAGCGGGACCTGATCCTGGTGTTCCTGTCCCAGGTGCACCGCAGCTTTGCGGCATCCGGTCGCTCCATGCCCCGGCTGTCGGACCTCAAGCTCCCCAATCCCGTGGACCTCGGCGCGTTCACCCGGAGCTGCTTCGTGCATCAGGGCCGCATGACGTTCGGGACCGTGCGTCACCGCGCCTAGGCTCGGACTCGCGCTCGACCCTTCCGTAGACGCGTCGTCCGCCGGATCGGACCGGCCGGCGGAAGGCGGCGCTCCGGGTCGGAGGCACCCTGGCGTGGGGGCGGTGCCCGCCCGATGGTAGGATGTCGGACGCGGCCCGAACCCTCTCGCGCGCCGACCCGACCTGGAGGAGCGACCTTTGGACCAACCCATCCCGGCCGGAGCGCGCCGGCCCCCGACCCGGCCCCGTCGCGGGTCCCACACGGGAGGCCGGCGCCGCAGCGCCGGCCTCGGCCTCGCGCTTCTCGGGTCGGCCCCCTTCGCCGTTTGCGACGCGGCTGCTCAGTCGCCACGGAGCAGCGCCGACATCATCGCCTCCGCCCCCGACGGGGACTGGCGCACGCTCGACGCCGACAACACGCTCTACCTGGACCTGCCGGGCGGACGCGTGATCCTGGAGTTGGCACCCTGGGCGGCCTCCCGCCACGTGGGCAACATCAAGGCGCTCGTTCGTGGAGGGTACTTCGACGGCGGTGCGGTCCGACGCTCCCAGGACAACTATGTGGCGCAGTGGGGTCTGCGGCCGTTGGCCGAAGGGGAGACCCTGCCCTCCAGCATCGCCTCGGCGATCCCTCCCGAATTCGATGCGTCCGCCGACGGGCTCTCCTTCACACCGCTCCCGGACGCCGACGTGTACGCGCCGCAAACCGGATTCGTCGGCGGATTCCCCACCGGGCGCGACCCGGACAGCGACAGGGTCTGGATCGCGCACTGCTACGGAACCGTCGGCGTGGCCAGGACCAACGATCCCAACTCGGGCAGTGGTCGGGAGCTCTACGCCGTGACCGGACACGCGCCACGCCATCTCGACCGCAACCTGAGCATGGTGGGGCGCGTCGTGGCGGGAATGGAGCACCTCTCCACGCTGCCGCGCGGCACACAGGCGCTCGGCCGCTACGCGTCGCCGGAGGAATGGGCGGCCATCGACCGGGCCCGGATCGCCGCAGACCTTCCCCCGGGCGAGCGCGTCCCGCTCCAGGTGATGCGTACGGACTCGCCTTCGTTCCGGGCCCTGATCCTGGCGGCGCGCACCCGTTCCGAGGCGTTCTTCGTCTACTCACCGGAGCGCGTCGACGTCTGCAACGTGGGCGTTCCTGTTCGCGAGCCACCCCCGTCCTGACGAGGTTCGCCCGGTCCGGTGCGGCGATGCCCGCCGACCGGGTATGGCGTCACCATTCCGGTTCGTCCGCATGCGTCCATCCACTCCTCCCGAGGTCCCTCCCATGCCCACTCCCCCTACCGGCACCGAGCGCATGCGACCGTTCCTGCCCGCCCGGGACTTCGACCGGTCCAAGCGGTTCTACGAGGCGCTGGGGTTCGAGAAGGTGCTCGACAGCGAGGTCGCAATCTTCAACGCCGGCTCGGGAGGCTTCATCCTGCAGCGGTACTACACGAAGGAATGGGCGGAGAACTTCATGATGCAGCTCATGGTGGACGACCTCGACGTCTGGTGGGCACACATCGAAGGTCTCGATCTGCCCGCGCGCTTCGGCGTGCAGGCGCCCAAGCCGCCGGCGCTGCAGCCGTGGGGCCTGCGCATCGCGTACGTCTACGACCCGTGTGGCGTGCTGTGGCATGTGGCGGAGCGGCGGCCAGGAGCGGTGCAGGACGCGTGACCCCGGAGGCGTCGGGCCCACCCGCAGCGGTAGGCACGCCTGCGCGGCTGCCGCGCATGGGCTCCCTGTCCATGCATCAGGACACGAACTCGTCCACCGATCGTGACACGCTGACCGCCCCTCGTCGGGGAATGGGTGGATCGCGTCCCGGCACAGGGCCTGCTATGCTGTTCTCCAGGCTCGCCACGCCCTGACCGAGGAGACTCCGATGCGCGTATCTCTGCTCGTCGCATGCGGGATGCTCGCCGCTACTGCCTGCGCAACGTCCCCGGCCGAAGAGGTCCAGGCCCGCTCCGACGTCGATCGTGCATCGGCGCCGGTCTACCTGGGGTGCCCCGGCTACGTCGATCCCACAGCGCTGCAGGACTACCGACGGGTGACGTTGCAGTTCGTCGTCCGCGAGGATGGCTCGGTGGATCCGAGCAGCATTGTCGAGCGCCGGAGCTCGAACACGCCCAGTGATCCGCTCCTCACCCAACGCGCGCGCGAAGTCGCCGAGTCCTGCCGGTACGAACCGGCGATCGCCGAAGGCGCCCCCGTCGTGGCTACCGTACAGAAGCGGTTCTACCTGGTCGCGCTCGGGGCCTCGGACTGAGAGCGCCCGCAGAGATCCGTGCAACCCGACCCGCCATGGGGACGCCCCTACCCCAGACTCATCGTCCACGCGTGAGCGAGATCGAGCCCATGCCCCAGACTCCGACGCGGTACACGTGGACGTATGACGAGTACGCGCGCCTGCCCGATGACGGCAACCGATACGAGGTCATGGACGGCGAGGTGCTGGTGACTCCTTCGCCCTCGCCCATGCATCAGCACATCCTGGTCAAGCTGATCGTGGCGCTGAACGCCTACGTGGACCGTCACCGCCTGGGGGTGATCCTCCCCGACGTCGACCTCCTGTTCGTGGAGGGGACGTTCCTCCGACCAGACCTGCTGTTCGTACCCGACGCGGGCCGGACGGGGATCACCAGCCGTGGTGTACACAGCACGCCGGAGCTGGTCGTGGAGATCCTCTCGCCCTCCTCGGGCTCCATCGACCGGGTGAAGAAGTCCCGCCGGTATCCGGACTTCGGAGTGCCCGAGTATTGGGTCGTGGATCCGGAGGAGCGGGCGGTATGGGTCTGGCGGTTCTCGCAGGGGTCGAACGACGCCGAGCGCGTGGAGGGGCGCCTTTCGTGGCGCCCGGCGGATGCACTGGAGCCGCTGGTTCTGGAGACCGAAGTGCTGTTCCGACCGATGTAGTCCGGCAGACGCCCATGCATGCCCCAGCCGCTGTGCGATGCGGATCCGGAGCTGTC
Coding sequences within it:
- a CDS encoding Uma2 family endonuclease; this encodes MPQTPTRYTWTYDEYARLPDDGNRYEVMDGEVLVTPSPSPMHQHILVKLIVALNAYVDRHRLGVILPDVDLLFVEGTFLRPDLLFVPDAGRTGITSRGVHSTPELVVEILSPSSGSIDRVKKSRRYPDFGVPEYWVVDPEERAVWVWRFSQGSNDAERVEGRLSWRPADALEPLVLETEVLFRPM
- a CDS encoding peptidylprolyl isomerase, yielding MDQPIPAGARRPPTRPRRGSHTGGRRRSAGLGLALLGSAPFAVCDAAAQSPRSSADIIASAPDGDWRTLDADNTLYLDLPGGRVILELAPWAASRHVGNIKALVRGGYFDGGAVRRSQDNYVAQWGLRPLAEGETLPSSIASAIPPEFDASADGLSFTPLPDADVYAPQTGFVGGFPTGRDPDSDRVWIAHCYGTVGVARTNDPNSGSGRELYAVTGHAPRHLDRNLSMVGRVVAGMEHLSTLPRGTQALGRYASPEEWAAIDRARIAADLPPGERVPLQVMRTDSPSFRALILAARTRSEAFFVYSPERVDVCNVGVPVREPPPS
- a CDS encoding VOC family protein; the protein is MPTPPTGTERMRPFLPARDFDRSKRFYEALGFEKVLDSEVAIFNAGSGGFILQRYYTKEWAENFMMQLMVDDLDVWWAHIEGLDLPARFGVQAPKPPALQPWGLRIAYVYDPCGVLWHVAERRPGAVQDA
- a CDS encoding DNA helicase, which gives rise to MRLSQPIHRLKRRARLLSRSDALPLHVALDRIAREEGFPSWSLLAARHAEWRAGSRLLSRLDPGDLLLIAGRPGQGKTRLGIRLAVDAVRAGRHAVIFTLEYHRDQVLDCIRSMGEDPRRLGDRLSIDDADEIDADHIVARSDTAAPGTLILIDYLQLLDQRRDSASLSDQVTTLRTLARQRDLILVFLSQVHRSFAASGRSMPRLSDLKLPNPVDLGAFTRSCFVHQGRMTFGTVRHRA
- a CDS encoding RNA polymerase sigma factor is translated as MTHAATRETIDAVWRMESARLIAGVMRQVGDLSLAEDLAQDALVAALESWPDAGVPKNPGAWLMAVAKRRALDHHRRGSMLDRRHADLARGLDEARPDPEAELHESIDDVIGDDLLRLIFITCHPLLTVDARVTLTLRMLGGLGTEEIARAFLVPVPTVQQRIVRAKRSLRAAEVPFELPPPQELPERLESVLAVVYLIFNEGYAATAGEDWIRPALCEDALRLGRILAELAPGEPEVHGLVALMEIQASRLKARRGPGGEPVLLMDQDRARWDHLLIRRGLSALDRALRLGRPLGTYTLQAAIAAFHARARTPEETDWEGIVSLYEALAQVAPSAVVELNRAVAVAMARGPAAGLALVDALAEGAELADYHLLPAVRGDLLERLGRGQEAAREFEQAAALCRNAPERALLERRAAKAGAGGPSPDVDP